One genomic window of Coffea eugenioides isolate CCC68of chromosome 1, Ceug_1.0, whole genome shotgun sequence includes the following:
- the LOC113775052 gene encoding WRKY transcription factor WRKY24-like produces the protein MAASTGTLDTANFSFSPTSFMSTTSFTDLLASDGYSMATSTGMAAESRGLGDRIAERTGSGVPKFKSLPPPSLPISPPPVSPSSYFAIPPGLSPTELLDSPVLLSGSSVLPSPTTGSFPFQAFNWKSNSYNSQQGIKQEQKNYQDFSFQPQAAVSRPQTNTIPEGQMQQPWNYQEPAKQDDPTVKSDVTSMQSFSPEIGNIQANSQGNGGFQSEYNNYNQSSQTLSERRRSEDGYNWRKYGQKQVKGSENPRSYYKCTYPNCPTKKKVERSLDGQITEIVYKGNHNHPKPQSTRRSSASSTACSVVIQPYSSQSNDVPDQSYASTGNGQMDSVATPENSSISIGDDDFEQSSKSKSGGDEFDDDEPDAKRWKTESESEGISAPGSRTVREPRVVVQTTSDIDILDDGYRWRKYGQKVVKGNPNPRSYYKCTNPGCPVRKHVERASHDLRAVITTYEGKHNHDVPAARGSGSNSANRPVPSSNAHMAVRPSVMSHQSNYPIPVRSFRAPPPEGQQAPYTLKMLQDPAGNYGFGNSMGSYLNVPQANTFSRAKDEPRDDMFLESLLC, from the exons ATGGCCGCCTCTACAGGAACCTTGGACACCGCAAATTTCTCATTTTCTCCTACTTCGTTCATGTCTACTACTTCCTTCACCGACCTTCTTGCATCTGATGGCTACTCCATGGCCACCAGCACTGGTATGGCAGCAGAAAGCAGAGGACTTGGTGATCGAATTGCTGAGAGAACGGGGTCTGGGGTACCTAAGTTTAAGTCACTTCCTCCCCCTTCTCTGCCCATTTCTCCGCCCCCTGTTTCTCCTTCTTCTTACTTTGCTATTCCCCCTGGCTTGAGCCCAACTGAGCTCTTGGACTCTCCAGTTCTCCTCTCTGGTTCTAGC GTACTTCCATCTCCAACGACAGGGTCATTTCCATTTCAAGCCTTCAATTGGAAGAGCAATTCCTACAATTCGCAGCAGGGTATCAAGCAAGAACAAAAGAACTACCAGGACTTCTCTTTCCAGCCCCAGGCAGCTGTCTCTAGGCCACAGACCAACACAATTCCTGAG GGACAAATGCAGCAACCTTGGAACTATCAAGAACCCGCCAAGCAGGATGACCCTACCGTAAAATCTGATGTCACTTCTATGCAAAGTTTTTCTCCTGAAATTGGCAACATCCAGGCCAATTCTCAAGGAAACGGCGGATTTCAGTCGGAGTAtaacaactataaccaatcttcACAGACTTTAAGTGAACGGAGAAGGTCGGAGGATGGTTACAATTGGAGGAAGTATGGGCAGAAGCAAGTTAAAGGGAGCGAAAATCCGCGAAGCTATTATAAGTGCACGTATCCCAATTGCCCTACTAAGAAGAAGGTTGAGAGATCTTTAGATGGACAAATAACTGAAATAGTTTATAAAGGAAACCATAACCATCCCAAGCCTCAATCTACTAGACGATCATCGGCTTCCTCAACAGCCTGCTCAGTTGTCATCCAACCTTACAGTTCTCAATCTAATGATGTACCTGATCAATCCTATGCCTCCACTGGAAATGGACAGATGGATTCTGTTGCAACACCAGAGAATTCATCCATATCGATCGGGGATGATGATTTTGAGCAGAGCTCTAAGAGCAAATCAGGTGGAGATGAATTTGATGATGATGAACCTGATGCTAAAAGATG GAAGACGGAGAGTGAAAGTGAAGGAATTTCAGCTCCAGGGAGCAGGACTGTGAGAGAACCTAGAGTTGTTGTTCAAACCACTAGTGATATTGATATTCTTGATGATGGATATAGATGGAGAAAGTATGGTCAGAAGGTGGTGAAAGGAAATCCCAATCCAAG GAGCTACTACAAGTGCACCAATCCAGGTTGTCCTGTTAGGAAACATGTAGAAAGAGCCTCACACGATCTGAGGGCGGTGATAACAACATACGAGGGCAAGCACAACCACGACGTGCCTGCTGCTCGTGGTAGTGGTAGCAATTCAGCCAACAGGCCTGTGCCTAGCAGCAATGCACACATGGCCGTAAGGCCTTCAGTAATGTCTCATCAATCTAACTATCCAATTCCAGTTCGAAGCTTTAGGGCACCACCACCTGAAGGGCAACAAGCTCCATATACTCTAAAAATGTTGCAGGATCCAGCTGGGAATTATGGCTTTGGGAATTCAATGGGATCTTACCTGAACGTGCCCCAAGCAAATACCTTCTCTAGAGCGAAAGATGAGCCAAGGGATGATATGTTTCTTGAGTCATTGCTGTGTTGA